Below is a window of Hemiscyllium ocellatum isolate sHemOce1 chromosome 8, sHemOce1.pat.X.cur, whole genome shotgun sequence DNA.
aaatcattcatatataatgtgaatagctggtGTCCTAGTACCAATTCCTGTGGtatctgttataggaaggatattaagctggagagggttcagaaaacatttaccaggagGTTACCAGGAAtagagggtttaagttataaggagaggatgtGTAAACTGGGACTTATTTCgctagagtgtaggaggttgagggatgatcttatgaGGGGTATAGCTAAcgtgaataacaaaaaaaaagtatttcccCTAGGGTGGAGGATTTTGAAACTAgggggaatatttttaaaaggtgagaggagaacagTTTTAAAAGTGActggaggggcaacattttagagtgtggttcatatgtggaatgaactgccaaaggaagtggtacaagtacaacattagAAAGATACTTGGatagtacatgaatatgaaaggtttaagGAATATGAACCAactgcagacaagtgggactagtttaatttgggaaacttggtcagcatggtcgagttggaccgaagcatctgtttccatgctgtacgattcTATTACTCTAAGACAATATCAAGAGAGTAAAAGCTGATCTTTTGTAACCTCAAAGTCCAGAATTGGCGCTTCAGTAAAAAGGAAGCAATCTTCCACTTCTGGAAGTACCAAAGGTTTGATACAGTGATAGTGAatgaatagcaatatatttccaagtcaggatgagtcGTGACCTAGAAGGAAATACATGTGATAATCTATTTATTGCCTTCCCCTGGTTGTGTTCCAACCAAGAAAGGCTAACTACTTAATGTGAGATTGAAGTCACAGGTAGGCTAGACCCTGTCTGAAATTAGTTATTTTCCTTTCTTTACTTCTAAACATGAGGTGCAAGTTGACTAAAAGATCACAACTTactggcaacatctgcagaggCTCCATCTCCTTTGGTTGAATCTAAGGAACTATTACTATCCAGGCTTTTTGTCATCATACTGAGTTGGTTCTCTTCCACGACTTTATGAGCCATGCCTTCCCATTGCACAACTGGAGCATTGTTGGCCTATGTTAAAAATGTTTCCAAAGTTACAGTTGCCATTTAAACATCTGAGGACTCAACTTGATGCCATTAAGAAATATTTACTGCACAAATAGTAGAAATTTTATTATTGAACTGAAGTATACAGTTGAATTAAACTGTTTACTAAAAGGAATTTGTTCTGAATAGTAtacatgattttatggaattgGTGGAGGTAAGGCAAAGTAAAATTGTATACTTGGGAAAATAAACAGTAAGACCAGTCTAAAGTGATGTAGAGGATTTCATTCAAAGGAGGAGTTCATAAAAGTACCACAATGCAACATCTCACTATTGTGGGAGACAGGAAGTGGTGTAAGGAGGATAAGCTGTTATTCAATTTACAGTTGGAACTGTAAGAAAATTTACACATTGCATCTCCTTTTTTTCAGATGAGGATCAGGCAATAATAGTATTCACTTTTTATTAGCTTTTCCAGAAGTTTGCGTTGCTCAGGCAATCTAAATTCTGaaacgatttttagaacaaaatggcggcgcgggaccactttgaaaggcatccaaaaaacggttccgcgggcagagcacttgaatgacaggcctgtgtgcatgcccaagagctctcggaagtctaatttttgacactttgtcaaattttcgacagacttacccaactcttgctgcctgttctaagaatcagtcagaggcctgtgcggcggtctcttgacactttggagggcgggcaaaccccacgttgactccggccgtccctccaaaaggcacttgctttGGCGGAAAGGAtcgcaagtagcctggttcccgtgggtgcggccaggaagggtgcaggctggcccttgctgGAGCATTCCCAAAAACCTCTtacgctgagagcagacctcacacgccgcacaaccggctctgggagtggttggccgctattgtacatagtccggtccttcctctgccaaccggcaagtgcgatggctctgccgccctgcggtgctcgtcacccaggtttggggaacacgatacttagagaacacctctgggccgcccggaccaaccaacccaaccaccccgtggctcaacactttaactctccctcccactccaccgaggacatgcaggtccttggactcctccaccggcaaaacataacaacatgaggaagaacgcctcatcttccgcctgggaactctccaaccacaagggatgaactcggatttctccagtttcctcatttcccctccccccaccttgtctcagtcggttccctcaactcagcaccaccctcctaacctgcaatcttcttcctgacctctccgcccccaccttgacctccttccacctatcacatctccatcacccctcccccaagtccctcctccctaccttttatcttagcctgccttgcaccctctcctcattcctgatgaagggcttatgcccgaaacgttgaatttcctgttccttggatgctgcctgaccagctgtgctttaaccagcaacacattttcaactgtgatctccagcatctgcagacctcattttttacccaatctAAATTCCAACTGAATAAATTGAGACATTTTGTTCAAGACAAAAAAACCTCATTATCAAAGGAATTACATACTAAGCCTTTGTCCGGAAGATAAAATGTTACCACCATAGGAGAGGCATTGTACATGGGATTTTAAGAAATCCAGGCAAACAATTATTGTGGAATTTATTTTTTTGCCTCAGATtaataagaagaaaaaaaggttAGCAGAAAGGGTAACTATTTACGTCAAATGTCAGTTGCAACCAAAATCAATTATTCCAGAAGCTCAGCTGCTTCATTCCCAGGAAAGTATAGACTTCAGATAGCTTTCTAATCAAGTTTTTCCTTTCACCCAATTTATCTCACATGCAGACTATTAATACAATCAATTTTATGTTAGACAATACTTCTTGTGCACATTCTTTTTTTAAGTTACCTTTTGGCTTGAAGAATCAGTATCTTCAGGACCCaaatttctcattttctttttgcTGCATGAATTTCTGTTTTCCTCCACTTCGCTCCACGATCGTTTATGATAAAGCTTTTCTTCTACTGACTTAATCATTTTCAAACCTCCAAGAGCAGCACCTTGAGAACTCATAACATTCTCATTCTGTTCAGAAGAAGCTGAAGGTTCTTTTCCAAGTTGTTCAGAGATGTCGAGGCAGGTCAAATCAGGGGACTTCAAGGACAGAGAAGGTTCAGATTGATCAAATATTTTTTCTTTGTGGTCATGATCAGTTACTTGGCTTTTGTTCTGGATATCGGGGGGTTTTTTTAGGTCAATATTAAGTCTTAATTTATCTGAATCCACTTCAAATTTGTTTGATTTATACATGGTACTCAGAAGTGAGTCAGAGCCAAGATGATCTCCGAATGATTTTGCTACATGCTGATGATTTGAACTTACAGCTTTATATAAATTCTCTCTAATAGGTAATTTAGGAGGAAAGATTCCTAGAGAAAGGTTGTATTTAAATGTGCTGTTAATAAGTGAACTTTGCTTTAAGAGTCGTGACTTTGCATCCAAGGTTTGatcatttgaagaacctttttcACCCACTGGAGGCCTTTCTGATACAGAGTCGTAAGTTACATTGGTCACAGTGTTCAATTTTTGAAGTGATTGCATATTAGCAAGACTGGACTTTCTGGACTGATTAAGTCCCATATGTTTATTGGCTGTATTTTCATATTCAATTACATCAGTCATATTATTTCCAGTTTGGGTATCACTAACTTGATGCCTGACTAATTCTTCAGAAGCTGCCTCCCTACTTTGATTGACCTGACACAATATTTCCTGAGCTTCAAGGTCATTGTTACCTTTCAGGATAGGATCCAAAGAGTTCCCCTTGCTCAATACAGATTCTTTGATTTCTTTCCTATTCAGCTTTTCATTTACACACATTGAACTGACACATTCTCCATCTTCCTCTGTCTCGCCTTCTGTATTTAGAACAGTGATTTCCACGCTCCTGGTTGAAGGATCAGAAGTACCAACTGTATGAACAGCTTGATTAACATTACACGCAGTGTTTTCGACTGTGGTTTGTATGTTGACAAATTTCACATTGCTTGAAAGGTTACCAGAACATTTCTGCCTTTTTTCAAGCTCCAACTGGAAAAGTTGGCGATTACTGGAAACAGCACACTTATTGGAAATGGACACGCCACCGATTTCTCTAACTGGTGTAACTTGTTCAGATACTGTATTCTTATCTTTGGGGAATGGTGGCAAAACAGACCCATGAGCAGTAAATCTGGAAGTCATGTTATCTGAACCTAATGACTCACTTATGGCTGATACAAATCCATCACACTCAGCAGCAACTGTATGGTTTTTGGTTATGTCCATATTGTTGGCTTCTGAAGACCTCGTGAATTTATCCCTGGGAAAAGATAATGGAGAAGAGCCAGCATCCATCAGCTTGGGAATCATTCTTGGCAAACTCAAATCTTCATTTCTAACTTCCCCAATACTTCCACTGACAACTGGAACTGTATGGCTTTCAGTTATGTCCATGTCATTTGCTTCTGAAAATGCTAAAATTTTATTGTTAGGAAAAGATGACAGATCAGAGATAGAGGCATTCCCAACGGAAGTCTTTTTAGCTGATCCCACTGTATGTCTTGCAACATGCCCCAGATTTTCACTCTCAATTGCAACTGTATGACTTTTGGTAATGTCCATATCATTTGCTTCTGAAAAGACAACAGTCTTATCACTGCAAAAAGATGATATAGACTGAGGCACATGGTGTTTAGAGGTCATTCTTCGAAAACCTAATGCTTCATTTGTAACTTGTCCAAGATCTCCTCCATTAATTGTAACAGTATGGCTTTTAGTTATGTCCATATCATTTGCTTCTGAAAATACCAAGGTCTTATCATTGGGAAAAGAGGATCGAATAGGGACGGATGCATTTTCAACACAAATTTTTTTATCTGGTTTCTCTTTGGGCCTTGCAACAAGCCCAAGGTTTTCACTCTCAATTATGGCTGTATGACTTTTGGTTAGGTCCATGTCAGTTGTTTCTGAAAACCCCAAGGTTGCTTTGCTGGAAAAAGATGGTTGAGCACATGGAGCAGTATTCTCAACAGAAGTTAGTTTCATTGATCCCAATGCTTCATTTGGAATGTGTTGAAGATTTCCACACTCAATTGCAACAGTGTGGCTTTTTGTTATATCCATATCATTTGCTTTTGAAAACACACTAGTTCTATTACTGTGAATGGATGCTGCAGACTCAGGGAGAGAGTCCTTGGAAGACATTCTAGTTAATGCGAATGCTTCCTTTCTAACTTGCCCAAGGTTTCCATTGTCAATTGTGACGGTATGACTTTTAGTTATGTCCATGTCATTTGCTTCTGAAAATACCAGAGTCTTATCATTGGGAAAAGTGGACAGTATAGACACGGTTGCATTCTCAATACAAATCTTTTTATCTGGACCCACTATAGGCCTTGCAACAGGCCCAAGGTTTTCACTCTCAATTGCAACTGTATGACTTTTGGTTATGTCCATATCATTTGCTTCTGAAAAGACAACAGTCTTATCACTGCAAAAAGATGATATAGACTGAGGCACATGGTGTTTAGAGGTCATTCTTCGAAAACCTAATGCTTCATTTGAAACTTGTCCAAGATCTCCTCCATTAATTGTAACAGTATAACTTTTAGTTATGTCCATATCATTTGCTTCCGAAAATACCAGAGTCTTATCATTGGGAAAAGTGGACAGACTAGGCATGGATGCATTTCCAATGCAAAGCTTTTTATCTGGACCCACTATAGGCCTTGCAACAGGCCCAAGGTTTTCACTCTCAATTGCAACTATCTGACTTTTGGTAATATCCATATCTTTTGCTCCTGGAGACCCTGTGAATTTATCCCTGGGAAAGGATGATAGAGAAGAGCCAGCATCTGTCAACTTGGGAATCACTTTAGGTAAACTCAAATCTTCATTtctaactttcccaatattgccACTGATGATTGGAACTGTATGGTTTTTTGTGATGTCCATATCATTTGTGTCAGAAAATATTAATGTCTTGTCATGAGGAAAAGATGTACATAAGCTCTCTGTCCAATTTACAACAGGCCCAAGGTTTCCTCCATCAATTGTAACAATATGGCTTTTAGTTATGTCCATGTCGTTTGCTTCTGAACCCTCTGCATGTTTTGCAATGGGCCCCAAGTTTTCACTCTCAATTGCAACTGTATGACTTTTGGTAATGTCCATATCATTTGCTTCTGAAAAGACAACAGTTTTATCAGTGAGAAAAGATGATATGGATCGAGACACACTGTGTTTAGAGGTCATTCTTCGAAAGCCTAATGCTTCATTTGTAACTTGCCCAACATCTCCTCCATTAATTGTAACAGTATGGCTTTTAGTTATGTCCATATCATTTGCTTCTGAAAATACCAAGGTCTTATCATTGGGAAAAGAGGATCGAATAGGGACGGATGCATTTTcaacacaattttttttatctGGTTTCTCTATGGGCCTTGCAACAAGCCCAAGGTTTTCACTCTCAATTATGGCTGTATGACTTTTGGTTAGGTCCATGTCAGTTGTTTCTGAAAACCCCAAGGTTGCTTTGCTGGAAAAAGATGGTTGAGCACATGGAGCAGTATTCTCAACAGAAGTTAGTTTCATTGATCCCAATGCTTCATTTGGAATGTGTTGAAGATTTCCACTCTCAATTGCAACAGTGTGGCTTTTTGTTATATCCACATCATTTGCTTTTGAAAACACACTAGTTCTATTACTGTGAATGGATGCTGCAGACTCAGGGACAGAGTGCTTGGAAGACATTCTAGTTAATGCGAATGCTTCATTTCTAACTTGCCCAAGGTTTCCATTGTCAATTGTGACGGTATGACTTTTAGTTATGTCCATATCATTTGCTTCTGAAAATACCAGAGTCTTATCATTGGAAAAAGTGGACAGTATAGGCACGGTTGCATTCTCAATGCAAATCTTTTTATCTGGTCCCACTGTAGGCCTTACAACAGTCCCAAGGTTTTCACACTCAATTGCAACTGTATGACTTTTGGTTATGTCCATATCATTTGCTTCTGAAAATACTACTGTCTTATCATTGGGAAAAGATGACAGAACAGATGCAGCAGTGCTGGATCTCAAGGATAGTTTCTTCGGAGccaatgttccagctgtattttgTCTCGCATTTTCACTGTCAATTTGAATTGTATGACTTTTTGTTATGTCCATATCGTTTGCGTCAGAAAGTACCACAGTTCTACCACTTGGAAAGAAAGAATTTGCAGTTGCACCAAATTTTCCATTGTCAATTGGAACTGAATGACTTTTCGTTAAGTCCATATCATTTGCTTCTGAAAATAATATTGTCTTGTCACTGGGAAAATGTGATGATAAAGACCTGACAGTACTCCACCTTGAAATCAATTTTGTTGAAGCTTCATTTTCTACTCGATCAATGCTTCCATTGTCAATTGTGATGGTATGGCTTTTAGTTATATCCATATCATTTGCTTCTGAAAATACCACAGTCTTATCATTGGAAAAAGGTGGCAGAATTGATCCAGGTAAAGTCAGCCcagagatcattcttgtaaaacccAATACTTCACTTGCAACTTGTCCAGTGATTTTATCATCAATTGTGACTGTATGGCTTTTAGTTATATCCATATCATTTGCTTCTGAAAATACCATTGTCTCATCATTTGGAAAGAATGACAGAACAGATCCAGCAGTACTTTGTCTCAAAGTATATTTATCTGAACCCTTCACTTCATTTCCAACTCGCCCAAGACTTCGACTGTCAATTGTGACTAAGTGACTTTTGGTTATATCCATGTCATTTGCTTCTGAAAATATGATGGTCTTATCACTGGGAAAAGATGACAGATCAGGCACAGATTTGGAGCTCAGTTTACTTGCAACTAAAGCCTCATTTTGGTCAATCTTGCCACAACATCTGTTATCAGAGAATAATTTATCTTCATGAGGAGTAAAGGAGGGCATTATTGATTTATCTTCTTTTTGAATTGAGACAGCTGCCAGTTGATTTTGATTTGTGAGGAGTTCTACCCTCCTGACGTCAATAGATGCAGGATGACATCTGGTCAAATCCATATCATCTTCTACAGAAGGTGAAACAGTTTTATATTGAGAAAAGGGAGAATGAGTTGAACTTTCAGTACCTAAGCCCTCTACATTGTTAGAGACTGTGGTTGAATGAAGAGTGGTAACATTTCCCAAGGCAAAATGGTTAATAGCAACAGTATGACTTCTAGTAAGTTCCATATCGTTGTCTTGGTCTAGAAACAGCACAGTTTTGTTTGAATCTAAATTGTTATTGGAATTAATTTTCGTTAAGTCCTTTGTTGTCCCAACATTTTTAACTGTTCCACAAGCTGAAAGAACACTAGTGTCTTTCTGTTTCATGATCTGTTCCTCAAAAATGGAAGTCATTGATGTCATTTTATTTTGGTCTGTGTCACTCTGCTTTATGCTATTTAAGAATGTTTTAAAATCTATTGTCTTTTGCTGTTTAGGAACCTCATTTTGTCTGGTAGAGCTGAAGGACTTATTAGCATTCTCATTCTCAGTGTCAAAACACACAGTGGTATACACTTGTTCTGTAGAATCAATTCCAGCCAAAAAAGACTTGAAGTCAATTTTCTGAGAATGTGTAGTTACAGCTGTAATTGCAGAAGACTGGACTGTctcttcaaggtctctttgtattTCAACTCCAGAAATAGGGAAGTTTTGATGTTTACTGACAGTCTTAATATGTTCACAGTGCTGTTTAAAAATGGGAAAATAAATACATTAAAACTCAAAGATTAGACATTTTGCTTCAAATGCTGTTCTTGATTTTAAACAACTAAAATGGAATTTGAACACATTTgccagaataaaaaaaactttctatAAAATTGCTGTAACTTCAATATACCAGAAATGGACCAAATTAATTCAAACATGCTTTGTCAAAATTGTATGGAAATTCAGTCACAGATACGAAACATATGACCATAATTCTTCTTACTCTTCCTTTGAATAAAGGCAAACTATTAGGTTTCACAGTTGAAGGTACAATCCTAAACAGACATCAGTACTTGTATCAAAGACAAATGCTGATTTACCTCAATTTGTTGCAATGGGATTCGGAGAGGTGCATGAAGTAGTGCATCCATTCCTTTGAGTAGAAAAAAATACCAAGAATCAGTATTGCACCATCCAGAAGATATCTCTAATTCATCAGATTATATATAACATGAGTGTACATAGGTAGATGGAACATAAAGCTTAAGTGTAAAATATGCTTGTCACAGAGGACTCAAATACAGAGTTGCACAAGAACATAAAAGTCAAATCAAAGGTATTGCAAAATTTTCAACAGAAGCAGAGGACATGGCAGAATAAACAGTGGAGTATCTGGAAATGAATAGCTTGAGGCACTTGCTGAACTATTTTGATTCTAATTAATTAATTCTACTCTGGTATAGAAATGCTTCATCACAACAGTCTAGACAGTGGGATCGGCTTGAATATTGCATGGGCATAGTACAAGATTTTTAAAAGGCATTAATCGGCTTAATGTAGCAAAAGGAGAGATTTACTACAGTCAAAGACATTGCTTATTAGAAAGGTGAAGAAAATTTCATTCAGAAATTAGAAATATTGATCAGGTATTTATGGCAACATGCAATTCAGATGTGCTGAAATGAAACAAACTTCCAACATGCTCAATAGACCTTAAATAAGTAATTAGATTGACAAGATACTGTTTTTTTGTTTTATCAGCTAAATTGGGGTGGCCAGTTTTTGCTTGGGATGGCATTACATCTAAATTTCTCTTCCTCAGGAGGCCAGTGAAAAAACTTCAGAAAGATAAGGACTGCTGCAACAGCAAACATGAAtttattcaaaaaagatttaaaagcaatAAACTAATCATTTGAATGGTTAATAGAAATTACCATTAGAAAATGGGAAGTAGACAAAGCTTAAAAGTAAAGCCAATATTCGCCTTTATGGTTAAGAAGCAGATC
It encodes the following:
- the knl1 gene encoding kinetochore scaffold 1 isoform X3 produces the protein MEPVGKLRRSSRRVSFAETKEIKEFVTDKMMMIMQDVENGKDSLKENQSAELERDLMPQNTNYSIAGMDALLHAPLRIPLQQIEHCEHIKTVSKHQNFPISGVEIQRDLEETVQSSAITAVTTHSQKIDFKSFLAGIDSTEQVYTTVCFDTENENANKSFSSTRQNEVPKQQKTIDFKTFLNSIKQSDTDQNKMTSMTSIFEEQIMKQKDTSVLSACGTVKNVGTTKDLTKINSNNNLDSNKTVLFLDQDNDMELTRSHTVAINHFALGNVTTLHSTTVSNNVEGLGTESSTHSPFSQYKTVSPSVEDDMDLTRCHPASIDVRRVELLTNQNQLAAVSIQKEDKSIMPSFTPHEDKLFSDNRCCGKIDQNEALVASKLSSKSVPDLSSFPSDKTIIFSEANDMDITKSHLVTIDSRSLGRVGNEVKGSDKYTLRQSTAGSVLSFFPNDETMVFSEANDMDITKSHTVTIDDKITGQVASEVLGFTRMISGLTLPGSILPPFSNDKTVVFSEANDMDITKSHTITIDNGSIDRVENEASTKLISRWSTVRSLSSHFPSDKTILFSEANDMDLTKSHSVPIDNGKFGATANSFFPSGRTVVLSDANDMDITKSHTIQIDSENARQNTAGTLAPKKLSLRSSTAASVLSSFPNDKTVVFSEANDMDITKSHTVAIECENLGTVVRPTVGPDKKICIENATVPILSTFSNDKTLVFSEANDMDITKSHTVTIDNGNLGQVRNEAFALTRMSSKHSVPESAASIHSNRTSVFSKANDVDITKSHTVAIESGNLQHIPNEALGSMKLTSVENTAPCAQPSFSSKATLGFSETTDMDLTKSHTAIIESENLGLVARPIEKPDKKNCVENASVPIRSSFPNDKTLVFSEANDMDITKSHTVTINGGDVGQVTNEALGFRRMTSKHSVSRSISSFLTDKTVVFSEANDMDITKSHTVAIESENLGPIAKHAEGSEANDMDITKSHIVTIDGGNLGPVVNWTESLCTSFPHDKTLIFSDTNDMDITKNHTVPIISGNIGKVRNEDLSLPKVIPKLTDAGSSLSSFPRDKFTGSPGAKDMDITKSQIVAIESENLGPVARPIVGPDKKLCIGNASMPSLSTFPNDKTLVFSEANDMDITKSYTVTINGGDLGQVSNEALGFRRMTSKHHVPQSISSFCSDKTVVFSEANDMDITKSHTVAIESENLGPVARPIVGPDKKICIENATVSILSTFPNDKTLVFSEANDMDITKSHTVTIDNGNLGQVRKEAFALTRMSSKDSLPESAASIHSNRTSVFSKANDMDITKSHTVAIECGNLQHIPNEALGSMKLTSVENTAPCAQPSFSSKATLGFSETTDMDLTKSHTAIIESENLGLVARPKEKPDKKICVENASVPIRSSFPNDKTLVFSEANDMDITKSHTVTINGGDLGQVTNEALGFRRMTSKHHVPQSISSFCSDKTVVFSEANDMDITKSHTVAIESENLGHVARHTVGSAKKTSVGNASISDLSSFPNNKILAFSEANDMDITESHTVPVVSGSIGEVRNEDLSLPRMIPKLMDAGSSPLSFPRDKFTRSSEANNMDITKNHTVAAECDGFVSAISESLGSDNMTSRFTAHGSVLPPFPKDKNTVSEQVTPVREIGGVSISNKCAVSSNRQLFQLELEKRQKCSGNLSSNVKFVNIQTTVENTACNVNQAVHTVGTSDPSTRSVEITVLNTEGETEEDGECVSSMCVNEKLNRKEIKESVLSKGNSLDPILKGNNDLEAQEILCQVNQSREAASEELVRHQVSDTQTGNNMTDVIEYENTANKHMGLNQSRKSSLANMQSLQKLNTVTNVTYDSVSERPPVGEKGSSNDQTLDAKSRLLKQSSLINSTFKYNLSLGIFPPKLPIRENLYKAVSSNHQHVAKSFGDHLGSDSLLSTMYKSNKFEVDSDKLRLNIDLKKPPDIQNKSQVTDHDHKEKIFDQSEPSLSLKSPDLTCLDISEQLGKEPSASSEQNENVMSSQGAALGGLKMIKSVEEKLYHKRSWSEVEENRNSCSKKKMRNLGPEDTDSSSQKANNAPVVQWEGMAHKVVEENQLSMMTKSLDSNSSLDSTKGDGASADVANSKCNLNTSLVILEESELHEKLMDGQITVREFFKLLKVQTHAQKSRQSELHVNVELDKSSTVENWLAVKFVHRPKREVYEEDSCALSAAIAELKDQLLDLDKLLSEVNPSLWKDVMEMTEEELRQFRSCLNAKKSTFVKKTKAICHEQKVELYSAQLNMFKEQRQQRSEYEAYLDDILHKMDDCLASLDLANLDHLGESSADVIDNDDSITQLEQTVRDRREELKKLQAEYCEVESQLTKVLNEKELQEKAANVWDLKEEFQELLEWTLCLCQDDQAVYKFLYDSLELTLNFGEPVLVDLSPGAKCKRILDINLVSALDEDEAPLHSKLVHELIMTYWKSQDSWQDVYTNELQLPMLLLDVSLVVSRCRLLGDELEYLMNWGSKFDILKTEVQNMDVKCLFSSYDALSKFELTFHIKPGYPWHLVQFTFNSWFGNISGEHINEVLLTVKPGPKYLTKIVKSLYLTLLVKPGANRFRLQHSSP